The sequence GCTCCATTTGCATATGCCTCATgccttgaatgaatttccatcgtTCCACACTTACTAATCCCTCTTTGCATTAATCCCTCTCGGTACTCCAACAGACTCTCCCGTGACCAAAGTGGCTATAATTTCGACTTTCGGATAAAGTACAAAATGCTCTCGCGTGACAGTGCCGTCGTGCGGTACGGAGGCATCAAGCACGAAGCCATCGCACCGTGGACCAACGTCAGCTACATTCCCAATTATCCGATAATTGACGATTTCACCAACTCGACGGCCCATTCCGAGAAACAGTTCAGTGGACAACGCTCCAGCGGTGGCTCAATGGAGCTGGCCTTCGACAACTCAACCGGAAGGGCGTATGCCGGTTCGTTCGGTTCCGGCAGCAGCGGTGGCTTCTTTCAGAACCAAAACCGAGACCGACCGTATTCAATTAGGAACCTTACTTCACTGGCATTCCAGCCCGGTAGTGGCGTCCAGGCAGTGAACTACACCGAGCCCAAGTACTATCTAGGTAATGAATCGCTTCGTTTTGGGATATAAATGTCTGTGGCTGGTGGGCAGTTCCATCCACGTTAGGGTGGATCAATATTGAAAGTGTCGTCAGACTCTTACCGGATTGATGGCATTCGTTTAAAGTTGAACCACTCTAATGATAGGAAGGTGCACACTACTGGCCGTACCATTGGATAAGAGGAttgcatttaattgaaaattcctATCGAGAGCTTGTACTCGTTGCAATTTCTCAACTCTCAGTCGCAGTCGGACATCGTTGTCGTCGCTACGCTGCATTACCTATTGAGATTGTCCGATAGTCTGTAACTGGCTCCGTTTGATGTCCATCCACAGGTGACCTAATGCCGGGGACTTACTGCTCTAGGATTTTCACCAACTGTGATAAAAAGGCCTGCCGACTGCAATCGCCCAACTTCCCTGGTGTTTATCCACGGAATTTGACTTGCTACTTTGCTGTGCGACAGGTGAGTGCCATGAACTAGTAGATTTGTATCGCATGTTTTGTACGTGTTTAAGGAAAATATTGTGAACCGAAGTATTGATCTTCACATATTGAAATTATTCATCGAGTAAAAGCATAAGTAGCATTTACTATGCATCCTGATCAAACAACACATTTCATAAGGACTGCTCCTTGGCTCCATAATCCAACCTGTGGTCCAACTTTTATAAGAAAAGATAAACCGACTAGCTACTATTCTGATGCCATCACAAACATAACCGCCCATACTGATATGCAGTCCATATAAAAATGATGGAACAGTTTTACTGTCATTTTGAaaacttatttcttcttctgttgAAGGCCAGCTggatttgtgaaaaaaatacctatattttaatatatttaatatatatatttttttattaaacaataaaaaaaaatcgatgcattttttatttccaagaATCTACTTCATCTTCCCAAACGACGTGCTCAATCCAGTCCACGAAAGAGGAAACTCTCGTATAGAGCGCTACAGAACTCTTCAACCCACAAGCGTCGTGTCCGCGAGACGTCAGACCCACTACGTAGTACATACACCCATTGCCTTCAATCATCACCTGTAATGGACCCCCAGAGTCGCCCTTGCAAGTGTCCTTCTCGTTCTCACTGCCGGCACAGATCTGCGAATCAATGACGCCATCCTCAAACTTACGATTTCTCACGAAGGCACGGTTGCAAAAGGACGCATCGTACAGTTCCAGTGTCACTTTGTTCAGCTTAGTCGCCTGCTCTGTAACTAATCAAGAAAACCTCGATGTCAGATAACTTTGATCAGAACCCCAAGGGCATCGGAACCTTACGAAATCCCAGCTGCCCGAATCCGGTAGCAATCGCCGATGTAAAATTAATCGATTTGGAAGTCCACAAGCAAGCAGGTCGAATGAACGGAGAAAAACGCACGCTGCGTTTGACCTTCACCAATGCAATATCGTTGTAAACGCTGTTCCCCTTGTAGTTCGGGTGCCTCACCACCTGCTGAACGTCAAAGTCCACATGATGATCATTATCGTTATGCAAATCGTATTCTCCCAAACGTACTACAGCCGGATTGCCCCACCCTTGATCCACAACGCAGTGGCCGGCAGTCATTACGTAGCTCTCGCTGATTAGCACCGCACCACAGCGAAACGAATATTCCTCCACGCTGACGTAATCCAGAGACTCCCAGCCGAGTAAAGCATGATGCGGAAACTCGCCTTCCTGGGCTTCCTCTCCGCCGGCAATCACCTTTACTGTAGTGGGGCAGGTGAAT comes from Armigeres subalbatus isolate Guangzhou_Male chromosome 2, GZ_Asu_2, whole genome shotgun sequence and encodes:
- the LOC134214688 gene encoding serine protease snake-like; the encoded protein is MRPIKFLKSLCLYLLIIHGTVAQRISEQKCCEYRRLTASRIGIIPLIAKARSVIFEEFTCPTTVKVIAGGEEAQEGEFPHHALLGWESLDYVSVEEYSFRCGAVLISESYVMTAGHCVVDQGWGNPAVVRLGEYDLHNDNDHHVDFDVQQVVRHPNYKGNSVYNDIALVKVKRSVRFSPFIRPACLWTSKSINFTSAIATGFGQLGFLTEQATKLNKVTLELYDASFCNRAFVRNRKFEDGVIDSQICAGSENEKDTCKGDSGGPLQVMIEGNGCMYYVVGLTSRGHDACGLKSSVALYTRVSSFVDWIEHVVWEDEVDSWK